A single region of the Phycisphaerae bacterium RAS1 genome encodes:
- the algC gene encoding Phosphomannomutase/phosphoglucomutase produces MPDEASSYSRYCPGEEHIHISDAVCLGRRRANFTKCPGCPFNDDERGKASHEAGLPSSRAALTPIDPRHEGNMIEKVFKAYDVRAIYPDPLSEDVAWRIGNATAQFLRTILSGYDRSDPRMNTLIVGRDMRKHSPTLQRAFIEGAASIGTPVVDIGLIDTSQIYFAVNHMPCCGGVQTTASHNPANYNGFKICGPKGKPIGAESGLKEIERIAKAIARHKVPDLSSVRQMDLSEPYRNFHRRFLTDVRPLKMVVDASNGMAGRWFPILFDGIANLTVIKLNFEHDGEFVHPPNPLVPANLAQLRAAVREHNADFGACFDGDADRCMFVDENAEIVRCDLVTALLAGEYLRDKPGATVVYDLRSSRIVADTVRKLGGVPKRERVGHVFMKRAMAESDGIFGGELSGHFYFKDFWYCDSGMMTFIQVVNVMSRTGRRLGELLAPLNVYVASGERNFENEDKSGTIKTLAARYHDADVDYLDGITVQYRDWWFNVRASNTEPLLRLNMEAATGEVLREKLSELTPLLGHAAEGH; encoded by the coding sequence GTGCCTGACGAAGCCTCCAGCTACAGCCGCTATTGCCCCGGCGAGGAGCACATCCACATTTCGGACGCCGTGTGCCTCGGCCGGCGGCGGGCCAACTTCACCAAGTGCCCCGGCTGCCCGTTCAACGACGACGAGCGCGGCAAGGCGTCGCACGAGGCCGGGCTGCCGAGTTCACGGGCCGCGCTCACCCCGATCGACCCGCGTCACGAGGGAAACATGATCGAGAAGGTGTTCAAGGCGTATGACGTCCGCGCCATCTACCCCGACCCGCTGAGCGAAGACGTCGCCTGGCGCATCGGCAACGCCACCGCGCAGTTCCTGCGCACGATCCTGAGCGGCTACGACCGCAGCGACCCGCGGATGAACACGCTCATCGTCGGACGCGACATGCGCAAGCACAGCCCGACCCTCCAGCGTGCGTTCATCGAAGGCGCCGCCAGCATCGGCACGCCCGTGGTCGATATCGGCCTGATCGACACCTCGCAGATTTACTTCGCGGTCAATCACATGCCCTGCTGCGGCGGCGTGCAGACGACCGCCAGCCACAATCCGGCCAACTACAACGGCTTCAAGATCTGCGGCCCGAAAGGCAAGCCGATCGGGGCCGAGAGCGGACTGAAGGAGATCGAGCGCATCGCCAAGGCCATCGCGCGGCACAAGGTGCCCGACCTCAGCAGCGTGCGGCAGATGGACCTGTCCGAGCCGTACCGCAACTTCCACCGGCGCTTTCTGACAGACGTGCGGCCGCTGAAAATGGTCGTGGACGCGTCGAACGGGATGGCGGGGCGCTGGTTTCCGATCCTGTTCGACGGCATCGCGAACCTGACGGTCATCAAGCTGAACTTCGAGCATGACGGGGAGTTCGTGCATCCGCCCAATCCGCTGGTGCCGGCGAACCTGGCGCAACTGCGGGCGGCCGTGCGCGAGCACAACGCGGACTTCGGAGCCTGTTTTGACGGCGACGCCGATCGCTGCATGTTCGTGGACGAGAATGCGGAAATCGTGCGCTGCGACCTGGTGACCGCGCTCTTGGCGGGCGAATACCTGCGCGACAAGCCGGGCGCGACGGTGGTCTACGACTTGCGCTCCAGCCGCATCGTGGCCGACACCGTCCGCAAGCTGGGCGGCGTGCCGAAGCGCGAGCGCGTCGGGCACGTGTTCATGAAGCGGGCCATGGCTGAGAGCGACGGCATCTTCGGCGGCGAGCTGAGCGGGCACTTTTATTTCAAGGATTTCTGGTACTGCGACAGCGGCATGATGACGTTCATCCAGGTGGTGAACGTGATGAGCCGCACCGGCCGGCGCCTGGGCGAGCTGCTGGCGCCGCTGAACGTCTACGTCGCCAGCGGCGAACGGAACTTCGAGAACGAGGACAAGTCCGGCACGATCAAGACGCTGGCCGCCCGCTATCACGACGCGGACGTGGATTATCTGGACGGAATCACGGTGCAGTACCGCGACTGGTGGTTCAACGTGCGGGCCTCGAACACGGAGCCGCTGCTGCGGCTGAACATGGAGGCGGCGACGGGGGAGGTGCTGAGAGAGAAGCTGTCGGAGCTGACGCCGCTGCTGGGGCATGCGGCGGAGGGGCACTAG
- a CDS encoding Carbohydrate phosphorylase — protein MHATAGRKRPARRTEITAASIRHRVESLARNLWWGWNAEAQRLFAGLDPLAWEAAGHNPIRTLSLLTPERWQTLLAEPEFLAQLETCESRLADYLAARPWFARTSGVRQRRMLVAYFSAEFAIHECLQQYAGGLGVLAGDHLKSASDLGVPLVGVGLLYRSGYYVQRLRADGTTNPVYPTYDFAHLPISDTGVKIAVPLADQRVLVRVWKTTVGRIALYQLDTDLRDNPPALRKITQRLYGGDSDTRIAQEIVLGVGGAMALEALGLWPTVFHLNEGHAAFCVLERLRRLRVARMPVGKATENIRGSTVFTTHTPVPAGHDRFSAEMMERYLGGLRRQLGMSPPEFLGLGRENTADAAEPFCMTVLALRLAKFVNGVSALHGAVSREMWMKVYGAKSAERVPIGHITNGVHAQTWLAPEMTPLYEHYLKPNWVDPAPKDNCWRRAERIEPHDLWAMRSILRARLINFIRRRLVEQIDRRSGPVDELWAAHSMFDEHLLTIGFARRFATYKRAPLIFHDVRRLARILDHGERPVQIVFAGKAHPRDAAGQAFAQEVYRMAAGEGFLGRIVLLENYDMEAGRILTSGCDVWLNNPLRPQEASGTSGMKPPLHGGLNCSILDGWWPESFNRRNGWAIGDGRAITDPRKQDAYDARCIYDLLEKEIAPAFYDRGRDGLPRRWVKLMIESMKTVCATFNTHRMVGEYVKKYYLKAHG, from the coding sequence ATGCACGCCACAGCCGGCAGAAAAAGACCCGCTCGCCGCACGGAAATAACCGCCGCGTCGATTCGGCATCGCGTCGAGTCGCTCGCGCGCAACCTCTGGTGGGGGTGGAACGCCGAAGCGCAGCGCCTGTTCGCCGGGCTGGATCCGCTGGCGTGGGAGGCCGCCGGCCACAACCCGATCCGGACCCTGTCGCTTCTGACGCCCGAGCGCTGGCAGACGTTGCTCGCCGAGCCGGAATTCCTGGCGCAGCTCGAAACGTGCGAATCGCGGCTGGCGGATTACCTGGCCGCCCGCCCGTGGTTTGCGCGCACCAGCGGTGTGCGGCAGAGGCGCATGCTCGTGGCCTACTTCTCAGCCGAGTTCGCCATACACGAGTGCCTGCAGCAGTACGCCGGCGGCCTGGGAGTGCTCGCCGGCGACCACCTGAAATCCGCCTCCGACCTGGGCGTTCCGCTGGTCGGCGTCGGCCTGCTGTACCGCAGCGGTTACTACGTCCAGCGCCTGCGGGCCGACGGCACGACCAACCCCGTCTATCCGACCTATGACTTTGCGCATCTGCCGATCAGCGATACCGGCGTGAAGATCGCCGTTCCGCTGGCTGACCAGCGCGTCCTGGTCCGCGTGTGGAAAACAACCGTCGGCCGCATCGCGCTTTACCAACTCGACACCGACCTTCGCGACAACCCTCCGGCGCTGCGGAAAATCACGCAGCGGCTTTACGGGGGCGACAGCGATACGCGAATCGCGCAGGAAATCGTGCTCGGCGTGGGCGGCGCGATGGCGCTCGAAGCCCTCGGGCTGTGGCCGACCGTCTTCCATCTGAACGAGGGCCACGCCGCGTTCTGCGTGCTGGAGCGCCTGCGCCGGCTGCGCGTCGCCAGAATGCCCGTCGGCAAGGCGACCGAGAACATCCGCGGCTCCACGGTTTTCACAACGCACACGCCCGTCCCTGCCGGACATGACCGCTTTTCGGCCGAAATGATGGAGCGCTATCTCGGCGGGCTGCGGCGCCAGCTCGGCATGAGCCCGCCTGAGTTTCTCGGCCTGGGCCGCGAAAACACAGCCGACGCCGCCGAGCCGTTCTGCATGACGGTGCTGGCGCTGCGGCTGGCGAAATTCGTGAACGGCGTTTCGGCGCTGCACGGCGCCGTCTCGCGCGAGATGTGGATGAAGGTGTACGGGGCGAAGTCCGCGGAGCGCGTGCCCATCGGCCACATCACCAACGGCGTGCACGCGCAGACCTGGCTGGCGCCCGAGATGACGCCGCTCTACGAACATTATCTCAAGCCCAACTGGGTCGATCCGGCTCCCAAGGACAACTGCTGGAGGCGGGCGGAGCGGATTGAGCCGCACGACCTGTGGGCGATGCGCAGCATTCTGCGGGCACGGCTGATCAACTTCATCCGCCGGCGGCTGGTGGAGCAGATCGATCGCCGCAGCGGTCCGGTCGACGAATTGTGGGCGGCCCACAGCATGTTCGACGAGCACCTGCTGACGATCGGCTTTGCGCGGCGTTTTGCGACGTACAAGCGCGCGCCGCTGATTTTCCACGACGTGCGGCGGCTGGCGAGAATCCTCGACCATGGCGAGCGACCGGTGCAGATCGTCTTCGCCGGCAAGGCCCACCCGCGCGACGCCGCCGGTCAGGCCTTCGCCCAGGAGGTCTACCGCATGGCGGCCGGCGAGGGCTTCCTGGGGCGGATCGTGCTGCTCGAAAACTACGACATGGAGGCGGGCCGCATCCTGACCAGCGGCTGCGACGTATGGCTGAACAACCCGCTTCGCCCGCAGGAGGCCAGCGGGACCAGCGGCATGAAGCCGCCGCTGCACGGCGGGCTGAACTGTTCGATCCTCGACGGCTGGTGGCCGGAGAGTTTCAATCGCAGGAACGGCTGGGCGATCGGCGACGGCCGCGCGATCACCGATCCGCGCAAGCAGGACGCCTATGACGCGCGCTGCATTTATGACCTGCTGGAGAAGGAGATCGCCCCCGCGTTTTACGATCGCGGCCGCGACGGTCTGCCGCGGCGCTGGGTCAAGCTGATGATTGAATCGATGAAGACGGTGTGCGCGACGTTCAATACGCACCGCATGGTCGGAGAGTACGTGAAGAAATACTACCTGAAGGCGCACGGCTGA
- the pepA gene encoding Cytosol aminopeptidase, which translates to MAENGTTFEFTRGQAEAGDVLIAALPMKPAPLELVARVDKHCDGAVSALTAAKAVPEELGSLAHTTSRGAFRRVLVVSLGDSAKLDADKLRRAAAAAARWLVSQKLRSAALWFDGLAALALDQPAAEWAGGMMLAGFRFTAYKSEPDKAPARIRINLIADDANRAGLALRDIRETTALIDAVNYARGLAHEPPNAINPETLAEQAQRLARKFRLRCTVLTPDRIKRMGMGGLLAVGGGALHGPRLIVLEYRGAPRAKAVNAIVGKAVTFDTGGYSIKPAANMEDMKFDKSGGMTVLGVLRAAAALKLNCNVTGIIAAAENAVSDRAYRPADILHMASGKTVEITNTDAEGRLVLADALWYAQEHANATAIIDLATLTGGVRVALGAACAGLMSNDDKLAADLEECGQKTHERLWRLPLWSDYRELITSTEADIKNASNKRDAHPIVGGMFLKEFVKERVPWAHLDIAAVAGSEDAKSPVGKGSAGFGVRLLIEYLRRQQR; encoded by the coding sequence ATGGCAGAAAACGGCACCACGTTCGAATTCACCCGCGGCCAGGCCGAAGCGGGCGATGTGCTCATCGCCGCGTTGCCGATGAAGCCCGCGCCGCTGGAGCTGGTCGCGCGGGTGGACAAGCACTGCGATGGGGCGGTCAGCGCGCTGACCGCCGCCAAGGCGGTTCCTGAAGAGCTCGGCAGCCTGGCGCACACCACCAGCCGCGGGGCGTTTCGCCGCGTACTGGTTGTCAGCCTGGGCGATTCGGCGAAGCTCGACGCGGACAAACTTCGGCGGGCGGCGGCGGCGGCGGCGCGTTGGCTGGTTTCACAGAAGCTCAGGAGCGCAGCGCTATGGTTCGACGGCCTGGCCGCGCTGGCGCTCGATCAGCCGGCCGCCGAGTGGGCTGGGGGGATGATGCTGGCGGGCTTTCGCTTCACGGCGTACAAGTCGGAGCCGGACAAAGCCCCGGCCAGGATCCGTATCAATCTGATCGCGGATGACGCGAATCGCGCCGGTCTCGCGCTGCGCGACATCCGCGAGACGACGGCCCTGATCGACGCGGTGAACTACGCGCGCGGCCTGGCCCATGAGCCGCCCAACGCGATCAACCCGGAGACGCTGGCCGAGCAGGCCCAGCGCCTGGCGCGGAAATTCAGGCTGCGCTGCACTGTGCTGACGCCCGACCGGATCAAGCGCATGGGCATGGGCGGGCTCCTGGCGGTCGGCGGCGGGGCGCTGCACGGACCGCGGCTGATCGTGCTCGAGTATCGCGGCGCGCCGCGTGCGAAAGCGGTGAACGCCATCGTCGGGAAAGCGGTGACCTTCGACACCGGCGGATACAGCATCAAGCCGGCCGCCAACATGGAGGACATGAAATTCGACAAGTCGGGCGGCATGACCGTGCTGGGCGTGCTGCGCGCGGCGGCGGCGCTGAAGCTGAACTGCAACGTGACCGGCATCATCGCGGCGGCCGAGAACGCCGTGTCCGACCGCGCCTATCGGCCGGCCGACATTCTGCACATGGCCAGCGGGAAGACGGTCGAGATCACCAATACGGACGCCGAGGGGCGGCTGGTTCTGGCCGATGCACTCTGGTACGCACAGGAGCACGCCAATGCGACGGCGATCATCGACCTGGCGACGCTCACCGGCGGGGTGCGCGTGGCGCTGGGCGCGGCGTGCGCGGGATTGATGAGCAACGACGACAAGCTGGCGGCGGACCTGGAGGAGTGCGGTCAGAAGACGCACGAACGTCTCTGGCGCCTGCCGCTCTGGAGCGACTACCGCGAGCTGATCACGAGCACGGAGGCGGACATCAAGAATGCTTCCAACAAGCGCGACGCGCATCCGATCGTCGGCGGGATGTTTCTGAAGGAGTTTGTGAAGGAGCGCGTGCCGTGGGCGCACCTGGATATTGCGGCGGTCGCCGGCAGCGAGGATGCGAAATCGCCCGTCGGAAAGGGCTCGGCCGGGTTCGGCGTGCGGTTGCTGATAGAATATCTCCGGCGGCAGCAGAGGTAG
- the folE gene encoding GTP cyclohydrolase 1, giving the protein MKSKLESKSRFHASASTAPSGDGDAPRGVALSQPAPAPVDQPRIERAVREILLAIGEDPQREGLRKTPARVARMYAELFSGLQEDPERHLEATFDEGHHEMVVLREVAFNSMCEHHLMPFEGHAHIAYIPGGRVLGLSKLARIVDAYSRRPQVQERLTSQIADLLAHKLQVKGCAVVLEAVHTCMTCRGVKKSGSVMVTSALRGLMQTNQSTRSEALSLLHRRA; this is encoded by the coding sequence ATGAAGAGCAAGCTCGAATCGAAATCCCGCTTTCACGCCTCCGCTTCGACGGCGCCGTCGGGAGACGGCGACGCGCCGCGCGGCGTCGCGCTGTCGCAGCCGGCGCCCGCCCCGGTCGATCAGCCGCGCATCGAGCGGGCGGTGCGCGAAATCCTGCTGGCGATCGGGGAAGACCCGCAGCGCGAGGGGCTGCGCAAGACGCCGGCGCGCGTGGCACGGATGTACGCCGAGCTTTTCTCAGGCTTGCAGGAGGATCCGGAACGGCACCTGGAGGCCACATTTGACGAGGGGCACCACGAGATGGTGGTGCTGCGCGAGGTCGCGTTCAACAGCATGTGCGAGCACCACCTCATGCCCTTCGAGGGCCACGCGCACATCGCTTACATCCCCGGCGGGCGCGTGCTGGGCCTGTCCAAGCTGGCCCGCATCGTGGATGCGTACTCGCGGCGGCCGCAGGTGCAGGAGCGGCTCACCTCGCAGATCGCCGACCTGCTGGCTCACAAGCTGCAGGTCAAGGGCTGCGCCGTGGTGCTCGAAGCCGTGCATACCTGCATGACCTGCCGCGGCGTCAAGAAATCGGGCAGCGTGATGGTGACTTCGGCGCTGCGAGGATTGATGCAGACGAACCAGAGCACGCGCTCGGAGGCTCTGTCGCTCCTGCACCGGCGGGCGTAG
- the ubiE_5 gene encoding Demethylmenaquinone methyltransferase, producing the protein MSDGDFSFRAGSIRVPPVRIGGTPMVPENETLTDMPQPAAKDSARRQFDHWAHSYDRSWLNELVFFPSIRICMEEIARWKSRRGSTRYRLLDVGCGTASLITLLARDSAAERLVGLDFSAAMVGRAAEKIAADGADKLHVVNGDAERLPFADGAFDIVTCCNSFHHYPQQRAAVREFHRVLRPGGRLILVDGFRDNVIGWFVFDVGVTLAEGQVHHASWSALRGMIEQAGFAGLRQRKLNVFAPLLVNIADR; encoded by the coding sequence GTGTCCGACGGCGATTTCAGTTTTCGCGCGGGGAGCATCCGCGTCCCGCCGGTGCGCATCGGCGGGACGCCGATGGTCCCCGAAAACGAGACCTTGACGGACATGCCCCAGCCGGCCGCCAAAGATTCCGCTCGCCGCCAGTTTGACCACTGGGCCCATTCCTACGATCGCTCGTGGCTGAACGAGCTGGTTTTCTTCCCATCCATCCGCATCTGCATGGAGGAAATCGCGCGCTGGAAGTCCCGCCGCGGTTCGACGCGCTACCGCCTGCTCGACGTCGGTTGCGGCACGGCTTCGCTCATCACGCTGCTGGCCCGCGATTCGGCGGCGGAGCGGCTCGTCGGCCTTGATTTTTCGGCCGCGATGGTCGGCCGTGCGGCGGAGAAGATCGCCGCCGACGGCGCGGACAAGCTGCACGTCGTCAACGGCGATGCCGAACGGTTGCCCTTTGCCGACGGCGCGTTTGACATCGTGACCTGCTGCAACTCATTTCATCATTATCCGCAGCAGCGCGCGGCGGTTCGCGAGTTTCACCGCGTTCTGCGGCCCGGCGGACGGCTCATCCTGGTCGACGGATTCCGGGACAACGTGATCGGCTGGTTCGTTTTCGACGTGGGCGTGACTCTGGCCGAAGGGCAGGTGCATCACGCCAGTTGGTCGGCGCTCCGCGGCATGATCGAGCAGGCCGGTTTCGCGGGTCTGCGGCAGCGTAAGTTAAACGTATTCGCCCCGCTGCTGGTAAACATCGCCGATCGGTAG
- a CDS encoding CAAX amino terminal protease self- immunity — MSTDVVQGVRYGLIGGGGLAAVALALLAWRRGLRSVLPRAAPAAGPTLLHASALMLAFFLLLQFAVQLVVAGYGAKAVSQAGSHAFHVLHACDAGVKIGLSVVMAMMLHRHSGFNFERLRQSPVVLIGAGLLGGFVMTSVVEALLWISQHLVQLWRPDVPHPDHPILIALKSSAWGRWGVVQLVLAAVVVAPIAEELFFRGVLLSALRPCFHSGWPAVLISSLAFGFVHAAAQPQAVLPLTAMGLALVYLRLRYASLAPCMVLHAYFNAQNVALVLLCPDLVRS; from the coding sequence ATGTCAACCGACGTCGTGCAGGGTGTTCGGTACGGCTTGATCGGCGGCGGCGGCCTGGCCGCGGTCGCTTTGGCGCTCTTGGCGTGGCGACGTGGCCTGCGATCGGTGCTGCCCCGCGCGGCGCCCGCCGCCGGCCCGACGTTGCTGCATGCCAGTGCCCTGATGTTGGCGTTTTTTCTGCTGCTGCAATTCGCTGTTCAACTCGTCGTCGCCGGATATGGGGCGAAAGCCGTGTCGCAGGCCGGGTCGCACGCGTTTCACGTGCTGCACGCCTGCGACGCCGGCGTGAAGATCGGGTTGTCGGTCGTCATGGCCATGATGCTTCACCGCCATTCGGGATTCAACTTCGAACGGCTTCGTCAATCGCCCGTAGTCCTTATCGGCGCCGGCTTGCTGGGCGGATTTGTCATGACCAGCGTCGTCGAAGCGCTGCTGTGGATCAGTCAGCACCTCGTGCAACTCTGGCGCCCGGACGTGCCCCATCCGGATCATCCCATCCTGATCGCGCTGAAAAGCAGCGCCTGGGGCCGGTGGGGCGTTGTGCAGCTCGTGCTCGCCGCCGTCGTGGTCGCGCCGATCGCCGAAGAGCTCTTCTTCCGCGGCGTGCTGCTTTCGGCCTTGCGGCCGTGCTTCCACTCCGGCTGGCCGGCCGTGCTCATTTCCTCGCTGGCGTTCGGATTCGTGCATGCGGCCGCGCAGCCGCAGGCCGTGCTGCCGCTGACCGCGATGGGCCTGGCGCTGGTGTATCTGCGGCTGCGCTATGCGTCGCTGGCTCCCTGCATGGTCCTGCACGCCTATTTCAACGCACAAAACGTCGCGCTGGTGCTGCTCTGCCCCGATCTGGTGCGAAGCTGA
- the wcaJ gene encoding UDP-glucose:undecaprenyl-phosphate glucose-1-phosphate transferase, which produces MLKQHNQLAVGFVVLADGAAIAIAWLVSYWLRFTFLHVDAAKGVPDLGDKYLPMLPLVVLAHLAIFYKLRLYRPRRSENLLRETRDVIQAFVVAVVVVVLIDYAMPASHKISRQFVATYAVVGTTCFALFRGVVRLLTRLLRARGWNQRYAAIVGSGRNAQRLMHALHRNAWTGIRVAYFVDDVDDEKEAPVRGLPVYGPLGRTRQIIESRPVDSVFIALPAAQSHRSNDVLTALETVMADVRVVPEIDPAYALRPNVSELDGVPVLSLRQTPLYGWNALAKRSFDLVVGAACLVIGAIPMLLIAAAIKLGSRGPVFYRQRRMSLDGSQFDMFKFRTMVENAEAGSGPKWADRDDPRRTRVGAFLRRTSLDELPNLFNVLAGDMSLVGPRPERPEFIEQFKDEIPRYMLRHRMKAGMTGYAQVKGLRGQSSLKKRIQHDVHYIRNWSLMLDVRILLRTVFGVWFSKHEA; this is translated from the coding sequence ATGCTGAAGCAGCACAACCAGCTCGCCGTCGGTTTCGTCGTCCTGGCGGACGGCGCCGCCATCGCGATCGCGTGGCTGGTGAGCTACTGGCTGCGATTCACCTTTCTGCACGTCGACGCCGCGAAAGGCGTGCCCGACCTGGGCGACAAGTACCTGCCCATGCTGCCGCTGGTCGTCCTGGCGCACCTGGCGATCTTCTACAAGCTGCGCCTCTACCGCCCGCGCCGCAGCGAAAACCTGCTCCGCGAGACGCGCGATGTCATTCAGGCCTTCGTCGTCGCGGTCGTGGTCGTGGTCCTGATCGACTACGCCATGCCCGCCTCGCACAAGATCTCGCGCCAGTTCGTTGCCACGTACGCCGTCGTCGGTACGACCTGCTTTGCCCTTTTCCGCGGGGTCGTGCGGCTGCTGACGCGCCTGCTGCGTGCCCGCGGCTGGAACCAGCGCTACGCCGCCATCGTCGGCAGCGGGCGAAACGCCCAGCGGCTGATGCACGCCTTGCACCGCAACGCCTGGACCGGCATCCGCGTGGCATACTTCGTTGACGACGTGGACGATGAAAAGGAAGCCCCCGTTCGCGGCCTGCCGGTCTACGGCCCGCTTGGCCGCACGCGCCAGATCATCGAAAGCCGCCCGGTCGATTCGGTCTTCATCGCCCTGCCCGCGGCCCAGTCGCACCGCTCCAACGATGTGCTTACCGCCCTCGAAACCGTGATGGCCGACGTTCGCGTCGTCCCCGAGATCGACCCGGCCTACGCTCTGCGACCCAACGTCAGCGAGCTCGATGGCGTGCCGGTGCTCTCGCTGCGCCAGACGCCGCTTTACGGCTGGAATGCGCTCGCCAAGCGCTCGTTCGATCTGGTCGTCGGCGCGGCCTGCCTGGTGATCGGCGCGATTCCCATGCTGCTCATCGCCGCCGCCATCAAGCTCGGCAGCCGCGGGCCGGTCTTCTATCGCCAGCGGCGCATGAGCCTCGACGGCTCGCAATTCGACATGTTCAAGTTCCGCACGATGGTTGAGAACGCCGAAGCCGGCTCCGGCCCGAAATGGGCCGACCGCGATGACCCGCGCCGCACGCGCGTCGGCGCCTTCCTCCGCCGCACGAGCCTCGATGAGCTGCCGAACCTGTTCAACGTCCTGGCCGGCGACATGTCGCTGGTCGGCCCGCGGCCGGAGCGGCCCGAGTTCATCGAGCAGTTCAAGGACGAAATCCCGCGCTACATGCTTCGCCACCGCATGAAAGCCGGCATGACCGGGTACGCGCAGGTCAAGGGCCTCCGCGGCCAGAGCTCGCTGAAAAAACGCATTCAGCACGACGTGCACTACATCCGCAACTGGAGCCTGATGCTCGACGTGCGCATCCTGTTGCGCACGGTCTTCGGCGTCTGGTTCAGCAAGCACGAGGCCTGA
- the ispH gene encoding 4-hydroxy-3-methylbut-2-enyl diphosphate reductase, which produces MQAIVAKPRGFCAGVERAVRVVELALEEHGPPVYVRKEIVHNVHVVERLRSLGAVFVDELDAVPKGAVTVLSAHGSPPQVFEQARQRRLRLIDATCPLVTKVHMEVRRFVRKGYRIILIGHAGHDEVVGTMGQAPERTLLIEDVADAQRLDLPPGEKGVILTQTTLSQDDTHEIVATLRGRFPALELPPSDDICYATQNRQNAVKQIAGQVDLLLVVGSQNSSNSQRLKDVARARGVESYLIDSAADIRPEWLASRKRIGVTSGASAPEDVVQGVLEFLRRSGVERFEHVDAPDENVVFTLPPFTQLTAHGENEL; this is translated from the coding sequence ATGCAAGCGATTGTCGCCAAACCCCGCGGCTTCTGTGCCGGAGTCGAGCGCGCCGTGCGCGTGGTTGAGCTGGCGCTGGAGGAGCACGGGCCGCCCGTCTATGTCCGCAAGGAAATCGTCCACAACGTGCACGTGGTCGAACGGCTGCGCAGCCTCGGCGCCGTCTTCGTCGACGAGCTGGACGCCGTCCCCAAGGGCGCCGTGACGGTGCTTTCCGCCCACGGCTCTCCGCCGCAGGTCTTCGAGCAGGCGCGGCAGCGCCGCCTGCGGCTGATTGACGCCACTTGTCCGCTGGTCACGAAAGTGCACATGGAGGTGCGCCGCTTCGTCCGCAAGGGCTATCGCATCATCCTGATCGGCCATGCCGGCCACGACGAGGTCGTCGGCACGATGGGACAGGCGCCCGAGCGGACCCTGCTGATCGAGGACGTGGCTGACGCGCAGCGGCTCGACCTGCCGCCGGGTGAGAAGGGCGTCATTCTGACGCAGACCACGCTCAGCCAGGATGACACACACGAGATCGTCGCGACGCTGCGCGGGCGTTTTCCAGCGCTGGAACTGCCGCCCAGCGACGACATCTGCTACGCCACGCAGAATCGCCAGAATGCGGTCAAGCAGATCGCGGGGCAGGTCGATCTGCTGCTGGTGGTCGGGTCGCAGAACTCCTCGAACTCGCAGCGGCTCAAGGACGTGGCCCGCGCCCGCGGCGTTGAGTCGTACCTGATCGACAGCGCCGCCGACATCCGCCCGGAGTGGCTGGCTTCCCGAAAGCGCATCGGCGTCACCTCCGGCGCGAGCGCCCCGGAAGACGTCGTGCAGGGCGTGCTGGAGTTCCTGCGCCGCAGCGGCGTTGAGCGATTCGAGCACGTCGATGCGCCGGACGAGAATGTCGTGTTCACACTCCCGCCTTTTACGCAGCTCACGGCGCACGGTGAAAACGAACTGTAG
- a CDS encoding Transposase DDE domain protein, with protein MLILTDEQLDWIAAQIPDPPARPKGGRPIADKRRTLRGIFWILDNGAKWKDLPSQFGSKSTVHRWFARWVAEGVFERLLQLAGRLVETRGGYRLYECYIDGTFAKAKSGGDGVGLTKVGKGVKIMVLVDARGLPVAVETMSAGPHESKLVQRLFDFMLTREMPPRVIGDKAYDCDELDAELAERGIELIAPHRSNRSPDNVTQDRRPLQRYRRRWTVERSIAWIQNFRRLCIRWEKSTKLFQGFLHLGCTLLLLRPVLG; from the coding sequence ATGTTGATACTCACGGATGAGCAATTGGACTGGATTGCGGCGCAGATACCCGATCCGCCGGCGCGACCGAAGGGCGGACGTCCAATTGCGGACAAACGCAGGACGCTGCGCGGCATCTTCTGGATTCTGGACAATGGCGCGAAGTGGAAAGACTTGCCGTCGCAGTTTGGCTCGAAGAGCACCGTGCACCGCTGGTTCGCCCGGTGGGTCGCCGAAGGTGTCTTCGAGCGCCTGTTGCAATTGGCTGGCCGGCTCGTCGAGACGCGGGGCGGCTACCGTCTGTACGAATGCTACATTGACGGGACGTTTGCGAAGGCCAAGAGCGGCGGCGACGGCGTTGGACTGACGAAAGTCGGAAAAGGCGTGAAAATCATGGTCCTGGTCGATGCACGCGGGTTGCCGGTGGCGGTCGAGACCATGTCCGCCGGTCCGCACGAGAGCAAGCTGGTCCAGCGCCTGTTCGATTTCATGTTGACCCGCGAGATGCCGCCGCGCGTGATTGGCGACAAGGCGTATGACTGTGACGAACTGGACGCGGAGCTGGCCGAGCGCGGCATTGAATTGATCGCTCCGCACCGCAGCAATCGCAGCCCGGACAACGTGACGCAGGATCGCCGTCCATTGCAGCGTTACCGGCGGCGCTGGACGGTCGAACGCAGCATTGCCTGGATTCAGAACTTCCGGAGACTGTGCATTCGCTGGGAGAAGTCCACAAAGCTGTTTCAGGGCTTCCTGCATCTCGGCTGCACGCTCCTGTTGCTTAGACCGGTTTTGGGATAG